Proteins encoded in a region of the Desulfovermiculus halophilus DSM 18834 genome:
- a CDS encoding FAD-dependent oxidoreductase, which translates to MKRLTNMPTLRVNPQGTIPFVYKKETFFGLEGDSLATALFANGVRVYGRSLKYHRPRGLYSLDGECSNTMMEVNGIPNVRTETTQLTDRQRVREQNVKGSAQRDLMGIMDRFDWCMPAGFYYKTMHKPAKIWPLAMKVVRRAAGLGRLDPDLEVGGTYDELYPGADVCVVGGGPSGMCAALEAADQGLRVIILEARPWLGGFFDYRSAVSAQGQPLYQRGRDLTAQVRERANIRVFTRTSMVGAYTDNLITAFQQGGPKDGFEQRYIEIRAQSLVVATGCRERPLLFENNERPGVMQVGCAHRLAKTYGLLPGTQAVFSVGHDLGLEAALDLHDLGLGIQAVADCREEGQDPDLVQGLRERNIPFYPGWVAQEALGRPTVNGARISSIEGTVTREVACDVLVASAGLTPVTDPLSLIQSRFEFDQQTGYFLPVAYPAGVFPAGRLWGLDHAGSIEASGRLAGLQAASFCGRDCGQELEAAGQAMDALPGPGSGSKLVIAPVSGRKSFVCFDEDVSVKNIKQALAQGFDVPELIKRFSSAGTGPGQGGIPGHNLPLLVAKHKAEPFSSVRPTTVRPPLCPVPLVTYAGSTHEMTKRTPIHDIQVREGGVFRRAGVWKRARYFSPDLDVGPEVANVRTNVGMLDASTLGNFRIHGPDAEKALQRVYVGDMSRIRPGRIKYSAMCNHDGCVIDDGVVWQVGENDYMFTTSSGRAGATVEWIRYHTRYEDWDFHLVNLTDGIGVINLAGPKAREVLEKVTEADVSNQAFSFAQWMDFDLRIGVPVRAMRLGFVGELSYELHVPSSYMAAAWEELSRAGRDLGINPYGVEAQNILRMEKGHVILGQESEQRTNLLDLGLGFLWARNKDIAAVGEDALRQAESDPSRLKLVGIQMEKADHVPGDGCVIVDDRVIGYIGTIRHSATMGSVIGMALVQGPYSREGTRLAVYENECQGELQYATVTAMPFYDPQGKRMRM; encoded by the coding sequence ATGAAACGGCTGACCAACATGCCCACGCTGCGGGTTAATCCTCAGGGAACGATCCCCTTTGTGTACAAGAAGGAGACCTTTTTCGGCCTGGAGGGCGACAGCCTGGCCACCGCCCTGTTTGCCAACGGGGTCCGGGTCTACGGCCGCAGCCTGAAATACCACCGTCCCCGGGGGCTGTACAGCCTGGATGGGGAATGCAGCAACACCATGATGGAGGTAAACGGGATCCCCAATGTGCGGACCGAGACCACCCAGCTCACCGACCGGCAGAGGGTCAGGGAGCAAAACGTCAAGGGGTCGGCGCAACGGGACCTGATGGGGATCATGGATCGTTTTGACTGGTGCATGCCGGCCGGGTTCTACTATAAGACCATGCACAAGCCGGCCAAAATATGGCCCCTGGCCATGAAGGTGGTTCGCCGCGCGGCCGGGCTGGGACGGCTGGATCCGGATCTTGAGGTTGGGGGAACCTATGACGAGCTCTACCCCGGGGCCGATGTCTGCGTCGTGGGCGGAGGACCGTCCGGGATGTGTGCAGCATTGGAGGCTGCGGACCAGGGATTGCGGGTGATCATCCTCGAGGCCAGGCCCTGGCTGGGCGGCTTTTTCGACTACCGGTCCGCGGTCTCGGCCCAGGGCCAGCCCCTGTACCAACGGGGCAGGGATTTGACGGCACAGGTCAGAGAGCGGGCCAATATCCGGGTTTTTACCCGGACCTCCATGGTCGGGGCCTACACAGACAACCTGATCACCGCTTTCCAGCAGGGTGGGCCCAAAGACGGCTTTGAGCAGCGCTACATCGAGATCCGGGCTCAAAGCCTGGTTGTAGCCACCGGCTGCCGGGAACGGCCCCTGCTGTTTGAGAACAATGAGCGGCCCGGAGTGATGCAGGTCGGCTGCGCCCATCGGCTGGCCAAGACCTACGGCCTTCTGCCCGGAACCCAGGCCGTGTTTTCCGTGGGGCACGATCTGGGACTGGAAGCGGCTTTGGATCTTCACGATCTGGGGCTTGGAATCCAGGCTGTGGCCGACTGCAGAGAAGAGGGCCAGGACCCGGATCTTGTGCAGGGCCTCAGAGAACGAAACATCCCCTTTTACCCCGGGTGGGTGGCCCAGGAGGCACTGGGCCGGCCCACAGTGAACGGGGCACGGATCAGCAGCATCGAAGGCACTGTCACCCGGGAGGTGGCCTGCGATGTCCTGGTCGCCTCCGCAGGGCTGACCCCGGTGACTGATCCCTTGAGCCTGATCCAGTCCAGGTTCGAGTTTGATCAGCAGACCGGGTATTTTCTGCCTGTTGCCTACCCGGCCGGAGTATTTCCCGCCGGCCGGCTGTGGGGCCTGGACCACGCAGGAAGCATCGAGGCCTCCGGACGGCTGGCCGGTCTGCAGGCTGCATCATTTTGCGGCCGGGACTGCGGGCAGGAACTGGAAGCCGCCGGGCAGGCCATGGACGCACTGCCCGGTCCTGGTTCCGGGTCCAAGCTGGTCATTGCTCCGGTTTCCGGACGCAAAAGCTTTGTCTGTTTCGACGAGGATGTGAGCGTAAAGAACATCAAACAGGCCCTGGCCCAGGGCTTTGACGTCCCGGAGCTGATCAAGCGCTTCAGCTCCGCAGGCACCGGCCCCGGACAGGGGGGCATTCCGGGGCACAACCTTCCCCTTCTGGTGGCCAAGCACAAGGCAGAACCGTTTTCCAGCGTGCGCCCGACCACGGTCCGTCCGCCCCTTTGCCCGGTCCCGCTGGTCACTTATGCCGGGAGCACCCATGAGATGACCAAGCGGACCCCGATTCACGACATCCAGGTCCGGGAAGGGGGTGTCTTTCGCCGGGCCGGGGTCTGGAAGCGGGCCAGATACTTCTCCCCGGACCTGGACGTAGGCCCGGAGGTGGCCAATGTGCGCACCAACGTCGGCATGCTGGATGCCTCCACCCTGGGCAACTTCCGGATCCACGGCCCGGATGCGGAAAAGGCCCTGCAGCGGGTGTATGTGGGAGACATGTCCAGGATCCGGCCGGGGCGGATCAAGTACTCAGCCATGTGCAACCACGACGGGTGCGTGATCGATGACGGGGTGGTCTGGCAGGTGGGCGAGAACGACTATATGTTCACCACCTCCAGCGGCCGGGCCGGAGCCACAGTGGAGTGGATCCGGTACCATACCCGCTACGAGGACTGGGATTTTCATCTGGTCAATCTGACAGACGGGATCGGGGTGATCAATCTGGCCGGACCCAAGGCCAGGGAAGTGCTGGAGAAGGTGACCGAGGCCGACGTCTCCAACCAGGCCTTCTCCTTTGCCCAGTGGATGGACTTTGATCTGCGGATCGGCGTTCCGGTCCGGGCCATGCGCCTGGGGTTTGTGGGTGAGCTGTCCTATGAGCTGCATGTGCCGTCCTCGTACATGGCCGCGGCCTGGGAGGAGCTGAGCCGGGCCGGTCGGGATCTGGGCATCAATCCCTACGGGGTGGAGGCCCAGAACATCCTGCGCATGGAGAAGGGCCACGTTATTTTGGGCCAGGAGTCCGAACAGAGGACCAATCTTTTGGACCTGGGCCTGGGCTTTTTGTGGGCCAGAAACAAGGATATCGCGGCTGTGGGCGAGGATGCCCTGCGCCAGGCGGAGAGCGATCCCAGCCGGCTGAAGCTGGTCGGGATCCAGATGGAGAAAGCCGATCATGTGCCCGGAGACGGGTGCGTGATCGTGGACGACCGGGTCATCGGGTACATCGGGACCATTCGGCACAGTGCGACCATGGGTTCGGTCATCGGCATGGCCCTGGTCCAAGGCCCCTATTCCCGGGAAGGGACCAGGCTGGCCGTGTATGAAAACGAATGCCAGGGGGAGCTGCAGTACGCGACTGTGACCGCAATGCCCTTTTATGATCCCCAAGGGAAGCGGATGCGGATGTAG
- a CDS encoding MmgE/PrpD family protein → MDPVAFIHDLDWDALPTRIQAQARRCLLDTVGVAFSGSQTELSRIIYAHVREAYAGQGSRLWLNGTEVSKPGAALAHGMTVDALDMHDGHPVTKGHAGAAVVPALFAALSPRGETGVSGRELLTALAVGYEVALRAGIALHATSPDYHSSGAWNALGCAAACSRLWGLNCDQTRHALGIAEYHGPRSQMMRCIDHPTMLKDGSGWRAMTGVSAAMLARSGFTGAPALTVDGDAVREIWSTLGNAWEMDNLYFKPHAICRWAQPAVEGLLQVQAKHCISPQNMFRIDVRTFHHGVCLSGRTPENTEQAQYSLEYPLAAAAYAGRLGPSELCAEVLGEERVCALAARIHVVEDPEMSARFPQERRARVQVTTSDGHLFDSGLVQARWDAEDPPSDQELGEKFRSVVHGVVPGRRAAELERLVGRCAELDEVNALLRILTAEEGH, encoded by the coding sequence GTGGATCCGGTCGCCTTTATCCATGACCTGGACTGGGATGCCTTGCCTACCCGGATCCAGGCCCAGGCCAGGCGCTGCCTGCTGGATACCGTGGGTGTGGCCTTCAGCGGGAGCCAGACAGAGCTGTCCAGGATAATCTATGCTCATGTCCGGGAGGCGTACGCAGGGCAGGGGAGCAGGCTCTGGCTGAACGGAACGGAGGTGTCCAAGCCCGGGGCGGCCCTGGCTCACGGGATGACCGTCGACGCCCTGGATATGCACGACGGACATCCGGTGACCAAAGGACATGCCGGTGCGGCCGTGGTTCCAGCCCTGTTTGCCGCGCTCTCGCCCAGGGGGGAGACCGGGGTGAGCGGCCGGGAGCTTCTCACTGCCCTGGCAGTGGGGTATGAAGTCGCCCTGCGGGCCGGTATCGCCCTGCACGCCACCTCCCCGGACTACCACAGCTCCGGGGCCTGGAACGCCCTGGGCTGTGCTGCGGCCTGCTCCCGGCTTTGGGGACTAAATTGTGATCAGACCAGGCACGCCCTGGGGATTGCCGAGTACCACGGCCCCAGATCACAGATGATGCGCTGCATCGATCATCCGACCATGCTCAAGGACGGGTCCGGATGGAGGGCCATGACCGGGGTCAGCGCGGCCATGCTGGCCAGATCTGGATTCACCGGGGCTCCGGCCCTGACTGTGGACGGGGATGCGGTCCGTGAGATCTGGTCCACCTTGGGGAATGCCTGGGAGATGGACAATCTGTACTTCAAGCCCCATGCCATCTGTCGCTGGGCCCAGCCGGCAGTCGAAGGACTGCTTCAGGTGCAGGCAAAACATTGTATTTCGCCTCAAAATATGTTCAGGATAGATGTGCGCACCTTTCATCACGGAGTCTGCCTTTCTGGGAGGACGCCGGAGAATACGGAGCAGGCCCAGTACAGCCTTGAGTACCCCCTGGCTGCAGCCGCGTATGCCGGCAGGCTGGGGCCCAGTGAGCTGTGCGCCGAAGTGCTGGGGGAGGAACGGGTATGTGCCCTGGCTGCGCGAATACACGTGGTGGAAGATCCTGAGATGAGTGCCCGCTTTCCGCAGGAGCGCCGGGCCAGGGTGCAGGTGACCACGAGTGACGGCCACCTATTCGACTCCGGGCTGGTGCAGGCCAGATGGGACGCGGAAGATCCCCCCAGTGACCAGGAGCTGGGGGAAAAGTTCCGTTCTGTGGTTCACGGGGTTGTCCCCGGGCGGCGGGCCGCAGAGCTCGAACGGCTTGTGGGACGGTGTGCAGAGCTTGACGAGGTGAACGCGCTGTTGCGGATTCTGACAGCGGAAGAAGGTCACTGA
- a CDS encoding ABC transporter ATP-binding protein, translating into MITYENVTKIFGSGPDAVTALRDVSFEIEKGNLVIFLGPSGCGKTTLLRMTNRLLAITRGKITVDGQDIMSVDQVKLRRTMGYAIQQIGLFPNKTIADNIATVPKLLGWKKQDIQERVDELLSMVQLEPAAFRNRYPAELSGGQQQRIGVARCLAANPDILLMDEPFGAIDPINREEIQNEFLRLQRKLKKTIAFVTHDIHEAIKMGDKIAIFSEGRLEQYNNPETILAQPKNQYIADFVGADRALKIMGLIHVHEVMDRSPDNVVQGDTTAQEALQFLEEHDFRHLVVLRKGKAIGYVHRRHLREEHSPVKELAVPYPVRVDQDMALKDVMSFMLMHDMRVLAVMDEEGNFAGTIAYDHIQKRILEMYSGEETESGRQNPS; encoded by the coding sequence ATGATAACCTATGAGAATGTGACCAAGATATTTGGATCCGGGCCTGATGCAGTCACTGCTTTGCGAGATGTGTCCTTTGAGATAGAAAAAGGGAATCTGGTCATTTTCTTAGGTCCCTCGGGATGCGGAAAAACGACCCTCTTGCGGATGACCAACCGGCTGCTGGCCATTACCCGGGGAAAAATCACAGTTGACGGACAGGACATCATGAGCGTGGACCAGGTCAAGCTCCGACGAACCATGGGCTACGCCATTCAGCAGATCGGTCTGTTTCCAAACAAGACCATCGCGGACAATATCGCCACCGTGCCCAAGCTTCTGGGCTGGAAAAAGCAGGACATCCAGGAGCGGGTGGACGAGCTTTTGAGCATGGTCCAGCTGGAGCCGGCGGCCTTTCGAAACCGCTATCCCGCCGAGCTCTCAGGGGGGCAGCAGCAGCGGATCGGGGTAGCCAGGTGCCTGGCCGCGAATCCGGACATCCTGCTCATGGACGAGCCCTTTGGAGCCATTGATCCCATCAACCGGGAGGAGATTCAGAACGAGTTCCTCCGCCTGCAGCGCAAGCTGAAAAAGACCATTGCCTTTGTCACCCACGATATCCATGAAGCGATCAAAATGGGGGACAAGATTGCCATCTTTTCCGAGGGCCGATTGGAGCAGTACAATAATCCGGAAACCATCCTGGCTCAGCCCAAGAATCAGTATATTGCCGATTTTGTGGGCGCTGACCGGGCCCTGAAGATAATGGGCCTGATCCATGTGCACGAGGTCATGGACCGCAGCCCGGACAATGTGGTCCAGGGAGACACAACAGCCCAAGAGGCTCTGCAGTTTTTGGAAGAGCACGATTTCCGCCACCTGGTGGTCCTGAGAAAGGGCAAGGCCATCGGGTATGTGCACAGGCGGCATCTGCGGGAGGAGCATTCGCCGGTCAAGGAGCTGGCGGTGCCCTATCCGGTCCGGGTGGACCAGGACATGGCCTTAAAAGACGTCATGTCCTTCATGCTCATGCACGACATGCGGGTTCTGGCGGTTATGGACGAGGAAGGCAATTTTGCCGGCACAATCGCCTACGATCATATCCAGAAGCGGATATTGGAAATGTATTCCGGGGAAGAGACGGAATCAGGCAGGCAAAACCCTAGCTGA
- a CDS encoding ABC transporter permease, which translates to MMVWDYIVNNTPKCIELTLEHIFIVGMACSLAIVIGVPIGIAITRNKSLASKVLNTANIFMTTPSIALFGIMIPLLAPFGYGLGKLPAIIALVLYSQLPIIRNTYVAIQNVPPEIVDAGRGLGMTSWQRLREIEIPLAVPVIIAGLRTAAVMSIGIAAIAAYIGAGGLGVLIQQGIGRSYEPMILTGAVLVSVLAVFVDGFMAGLEHMVTPQGIKVGRRLRHG; encoded by the coding sequence ATGATGGTATGGGACTATATAGTCAACAATACCCCTAAGTGTATTGAGTTGACCCTGGAGCACATATTCATTGTCGGCATGGCCTGTTCCCTGGCCATTGTGATCGGGGTGCCCATCGGGATCGCCATTACCCGGAACAAGAGTCTGGCCAGCAAGGTACTGAACACGGCCAATATCTTCATGACCACCCCGTCAATAGCCCTGTTCGGGATCATGATCCCCTTACTGGCTCCGTTCGGTTACGGCCTGGGCAAGCTTCCAGCCATCATTGCCCTTGTTCTGTACAGCCAGCTGCCGATCATCCGGAACACGTATGTGGCTATTCAGAATGTCCCCCCGGAGATCGTGGATGCCGGGCGGGGGCTGGGGATGACCAGCTGGCAGAGGCTGCGGGAGATAGAGATCCCCCTGGCCGTCCCGGTGATCATCGCTGGACTGCGCACGGCCGCGGTTATGAGCATCGGGATCGCGGCCATTGCCGCATATATCGGAGCAGGAGGGCTGGGGGTGCTCATCCAGCAGGGCATCGGCCGCTCCTATGAACCGATGATTCTGACTGGAGCCGTCCTGGTTTCTGTCCTGGCCGTCTTCGTGGACGGGTTCATGGCCGGACTGGAGCATATGGTGACCCCCCAAGGAATCAAAGTGGGCAGGAGGTTGCGGCATGGCTAG
- a CDS encoding ABC transporter permease, with the protein MASILTRVYRLILVLLLLTAGVLLDRTGMLEYMADPYEFAYVLALARQHVVMVAVAMLLATLLGVGVGIIFTRARMKKYAGIVMYIVGLGQTIPSLAVLAIVMSFMGIGFEPAVFALFVYSVLPIARNTLAGINSVPNWLLDAARGMGMNNRQILWHVELPNAMQVMLTGFRVSLVICIGTAALAFLIGAGGLGEQIFMGIDLMRTDKLLAGAIPTILLALLADYLCEFLGLVLISRGLRLEQA; encoded by the coding sequence ATGGCTAGCATTCTGACCCGGGTGTATCGTCTCATTTTGGTCCTTTTGCTGTTGACAGCCGGAGTGCTCCTGGATCGGACCGGGATGCTTGAATACATGGCCGATCCGTACGAGTTTGCCTATGTACTGGCCTTGGCCCGTCAGCATGTGGTCATGGTGGCGGTGGCCATGCTCCTGGCCACCCTGCTCGGAGTCGGGGTGGGCATTATCTTCACCCGGGCCAGGATGAAGAAATACGCCGGCATCGTCATGTACATCGTCGGCCTGGGGCAGACCATTCCCTCCCTGGCTGTTCTGGCCATTGTCATGAGCTTCATGGGCATTGGGTTCGAGCCGGCTGTTTTCGCTTTGTTCGTCTACTCGGTTCTGCCCATTGCCAGGAACACCCTGGCCGGGATCAATTCCGTGCCCAACTGGCTCTTGGACGCGGCCAGGGGCATGGGCATGAACAACCGTCAGATCCTGTGGCACGTGGAACTGCCCAACGCCATGCAGGTCATGCTCACCGGGTTTCGGGTCTCTCTGGTTATCTGTATCGGAACGGCGGCCCTGGCCTTTCTGATCGGGGCCGGCGGGCTCGGGGAGCAGATCTTTATGGGCATTGACCTGATGCGCACGGATAAGCTCCTGGCCGGAGCCATACCCACCATCCTCCTGGCCCTGCTGGCGGATTATCTGTGCGAGTTCCTGGGGCTTGTGCTTATTTCCAGGGGCCTGCGGCTGGAGCAGGCTTGA
- a CDS encoding glycine betaine ABC transporter substrate-binding protein — MSMHKLLVTSLGVLLGLCLLVPGQALAKKEIAVGGKNFTEQYILANFAKVLLEENGFDVTMKTGVGSTVCRQSLEHGQIDMYFEYTGTGYTVFLKQDDKEIMSDKQKVYEYVRKADAENGLIWLEPLQFNNTYTLLMRKDQAQELGISSISDLAQYMNENPDELTIGVNSEFWARPDGFKPLMRLYDFRVPYGKVRKMDSGLVYQALRDGNVDVSMGFATDGRIAAFGFITLADDKSYFPTYNPCPVVREDALEKYPELKEIFQPLSEKLTTEEMQKLNAKVDLENKDEEKTARDWLKANGLI; from the coding sequence ATGTCCATGCATAAACTGCTGGTAACAAGTCTTGGAGTCCTGCTTGGGCTCTGCCTGCTGGTTCCCGGCCAGGCCCTGGCCAAAAAGGAGATTGCAGTCGGAGGCAAGAACTTTACCGAACAGTACATCCTGGCCAATTTTGCCAAGGTCCTGCTGGAGGAAAACGGATTCGACGTAACCATGAAGACCGGGGTGGGCTCCACGGTCTGCCGTCAGTCCCTGGAGCACGGACAGATCGATATGTACTTCGAGTACACCGGAACCGGCTACACCGTCTTCTTGAAGCAGGACGACAAGGAAATCATGAGTGATAAGCAAAAGGTGTACGAGTATGTTCGAAAAGCGGATGCCGAGAATGGACTGATCTGGCTGGAGCCTTTGCAGTTCAACAACACCTACACCCTGCTCATGCGCAAGGACCAGGCCCAAGAGCTGGGGATATCTTCCATCAGCGATCTGGCCCAGTATATGAATGAAAATCCGGATGAACTGACCATCGGGGTCAATTCCGAGTTTTGGGCCCGTCCGGACGGCTTCAAGCCCCTGATGCGGCTCTATGACTTCCGGGTCCCCTACGGCAAGGTGCGCAAGATGGACTCCGGACTGGTCTACCAGGCCCTGCGGGACGGAAACGTGGATGTCTCCATGGGCTTTGCCACTGACGGACGGATCGCGGCCTTTGGTTTTATCACCCTGGCGGACGACAAAAGCTACTTTCCAACCTATAATCCGTGCCCGGTGGTCCGTGAGGATGCCCTGGAAAAGTACCCTGAGCTGAAAGAGATCTTCCAGCCTCTGTCCGAGAAGCTGACCACCGAGGAAATGCAGAAGCTGAACGCCAAGGTGGATCTGGAAAACAAGGATGAAGAAAAGACCGCCCGGGATTGGCTGAAGGCCAACGGCCTGATCTAG